A window of Streptomyces gilvosporeus contains these coding sequences:
- a CDS encoding PP2C family protein-serine/threonine phosphatase, translating into MLRRRPPRSASADDLLTTLGRLTAEAREGAERQQARVELAEVLQREMLPATLPEVPGLRVAATYAPARHGLDIGGDWYDGFPLPDGSLAFCIGDVQGHDVEAAAFMGQIRIGLRAVAPHAADPGEVLSRANDLLLSVAVGLFATCTFLRFDPATWELTSARAGHVPAIWATTDGRHGVVEDEGGLPLGIVPGESYPVTRRRLTTAGSFVLLTDGVVEGPSFAIEEGLAQVTRLVADRAGEDPAEVAAEVMNIAECTGHTDDAAVIVLSFDAADRAG; encoded by the coding sequence ATGCTTCGGCGTCGTCCCCCGCGGTCGGCGAGCGCCGACGATCTGCTGACCACCCTCGGCCGGCTCACGGCCGAGGCGCGGGAGGGGGCCGAGCGCCAGCAGGCCCGGGTGGAGCTGGCCGAGGTGCTCCAGCGCGAGATGCTGCCCGCCACGCTGCCGGAGGTACCGGGGCTGCGGGTCGCCGCCACGTATGCGCCCGCCCGCCACGGACTGGACATCGGCGGCGACTGGTACGACGGTTTCCCGCTGCCCGACGGGTCGCTGGCCTTCTGCATCGGCGATGTGCAGGGGCACGACGTCGAGGCGGCGGCGTTCATGGGCCAGATACGGATCGGGCTGCGGGCCGTCGCACCCCATGCCGCCGATCCGGGCGAGGTCCTCAGCCGCGCCAACGACCTGCTGCTCTCGGTGGCCGTCGGGCTCTTCGCCACCTGCACCTTTCTGCGGTTCGACCCGGCCACCTGGGAGCTGACCAGCGCCCGTGCCGGCCATGTGCCCGCGATCTGGGCCACCACCGACGGCCGCCACGGCGTCGTCGAGGACGAGGGCGGCCTGCCGCTGGGCATCGTGCCGGGCGAGAGCTACCCCGTCACCCGCCGCCGGCTCACCACGGCGGGGTCGTTCGTGCTGCTCACCGACGGCGTCGTCGAGGGCCCCTCGTTCGCGATCGAGGAGGGGCTGGCGCAGGTGACCCGGCTGGTCGCCGACCGCGCGGGCGAGGATCCGGCGGAGGTGGCCGCCGAGGTGATGAACATCGCCGAATGCACCGGCCACACCGACGACGCCGCGGTGATCGTGCTCAGCTTCGACGCGGCGGACAGGGCCGGGTGA
- a CDS encoding MASE1 domain-containing protein has protein sequence MVRTEQLRRPATAALTIVALAAVYFGSARIGLLEQVVVHDTVVTPLWPPTGIALSSLLLLGLWTWPAFALGTLAIVATLSPLDFGVLGIMAGNTLAPVCACLMLRRAGFHPALDRLRDGVALVLLGAFAGMVVSATFGSGTQVLTGQLPAGYFWRTWAAWWVGDAMGVLVVTPLVLAFRTLRPPRAIPLYRWAEATALLACTAALSFAVVTSPLSLLFLVFPLIVWAALRFQLAGAAPCVLVVSVVAINAATHRSGPFQGLSLLEAMVNLQALNASAALTALLLSAIITEQLAIRHRVEHACAELAEVVDRLAPGESRRRWPPDERR, from the coding sequence GTGGTGCGCACCGAGCAACTCCGGCGGCCCGCTACCGCAGCCCTGACGATCGTGGCCCTCGCGGCCGTCTACTTCGGATCGGCGCGGATCGGGCTGCTGGAGCAGGTCGTGGTCCACGACACCGTGGTCACGCCCCTGTGGCCGCCCACCGGCATCGCCCTGAGCAGCCTGCTCCTGCTGGGCCTGTGGACCTGGCCGGCCTTCGCCCTCGGCACCCTCGCCATCGTCGCCACGCTCAGCCCGCTCGACTTCGGCGTCCTGGGCATCATGGCGGGCAACACCCTGGCCCCCGTGTGCGCCTGCCTGATGCTGCGGCGGGCGGGTTTCCACCCCGCCCTGGACCGGCTGCGCGACGGCGTCGCCCTGGTGTTGCTCGGGGCCTTCGCCGGGATGGTCGTCAGCGCGACGTTCGGCAGCGGCACCCAGGTGCTCACCGGTCAGCTGCCGGCCGGGTACTTCTGGCGGACCTGGGCGGCCTGGTGGGTCGGCGACGCGATGGGCGTTCTCGTCGTCACGCCGCTGGTGCTGGCCTTCCGGACGCTCCGCCCGCCGCGCGCCATTCCGCTCTACCGGTGGGCGGAGGCGACCGCCCTGCTGGCCTGTACGGCCGCCCTCTCCTTCGCCGTGGTCACGAGCCCGCTCTCACTGCTGTTCCTGGTCTTTCCGCTGATCGTGTGGGCGGCGCTGCGCTTCCAGCTGGCCGGGGCGGCGCCGTGCGTGCTGGTGGTGTCCGTCGTGGCGATCAACGCGGCGACCCACCGCTCCGGGCCGTTCCAGGGCCTGAGCCTGCTGGAGGCGATGGTCAATCTCCAGGCCCTGAACGCCTCCGCGGCGCTCACCGCGCTGCTGCTCTCGGCGATCATCACCGAGCAGCTGGCCATCCGGCACCGGGTCGAGCACGCCTGCGCGGAGCTGGCCGAAGTGGTGGACCGGCTCGCACCGGGCGAGAGCCGACGCCGCTGGCCGCCCGACGAGCGCCGCTGA
- a CDS encoding ATP-dependent DNA ligase — translation MDLPVMPPVSPMLAKLVTEIPAGMQYEAKWDGFRVIVFRDGAEVELTSRTTKPLTRYFPEVVAAVREELPPRCVVDGEIVIAHDGRLHFEELLERIHPADSRVRTLAARTPASLVAFDLLALGGDSLLPESQAARREALVAALRTARPPVHTAPATTDQELARTWFTRFEGAGLDGVVAKPLHLPYRPGERAMFKVKHARTADCVVAGYRLHKSGPVVGSLLLGLYDEAGQLQHVGVCASFPMARRRALVAELEPLRTDDVAAHPWGAWTDEEAHAARRMPGGPSRWSGGKDLSWLPLRPERVCEVAYDHMEGSRFRHTAQFRRWRPDRTPLSCTYAQLAEPVGYDLADLLGGPDAA, via the coding sequence ATGGACCTGCCCGTCATGCCCCCGGTCTCCCCCATGCTTGCCAAGCTCGTCACCGAGATTCCCGCCGGTATGCAGTACGAGGCCAAATGGGACGGCTTTCGCGTCATCGTGTTCCGCGACGGCGCCGAGGTCGAGCTCACCAGCCGGACGACCAAACCGCTCACCCGCTATTTCCCCGAGGTCGTCGCCGCCGTGCGCGAGGAGCTGCCGCCGCGCTGTGTCGTCGACGGCGAGATCGTCATCGCCCATGACGGCCGGCTGCACTTCGAGGAGCTGCTGGAGCGCATCCATCCGGCCGACTCCCGGGTCCGTACCCTCGCCGCGCGCACGCCCGCCTCCCTCGTCGCCTTCGACCTGCTGGCCCTTGGCGGCGACTCGCTGCTGCCCGAGTCGCAGGCGGCGCGGCGGGAGGCGCTGGTGGCCGCGCTGCGGACGGCCCGGCCGCCGGTGCACACCGCGCCCGCGACGACCGACCAGGAGCTCGCGCGCACCTGGTTCACCCGGTTCGAGGGAGCGGGCCTGGACGGGGTGGTCGCCAAACCCCTGCATCTGCCCTACCGGCCCGGCGAGCGCGCGATGTTCAAGGTCAAACATGCCCGTACGGCCGACTGCGTCGTCGCGGGCTACCGCCTGCACAAGAGCGGTCCGGTGGTGGGCTCGCTGCTGCTGGGCCTGTACGACGAGGCCGGGCAGTTGCAGCACGTCGGGGTGTGCGCCTCGTTCCCCATGGCCAGGCGGCGCGCGCTCGTGGCGGAGCTGGAGCCGCTGCGCACGGACGATGTGGCCGCGCATCCGTGGGGCGCGTGGACCGACGAGGAGGCGCATGCCGCCCGGCGGATGCCGGGCGGGCCCAGCCGCTGGAGCGGCGGCAAGGACCTGTCGTGGCTGCCGCTGCGCCCGGAGCGGGTATGCGAGGTGGCGTACGACCACATGGAGGGCAGCCGGTTCCGGCACACCGCCCAGTTCCGGCGCTGGCGGCCCGACCGTACGCCGCTCAGCTGCACCTATGCGCAGCTGGCGGAGCCGGTCGGCTATGACCTCGCGGACCTGCTCGGCGGTCCGGACGCCGCCTGA
- the ligD gene encoding non-homologous end-joining DNA ligase, whose protein sequence is MAAGAVELDVAGRTVRVSHPDKTYYPERGFTKLDVAQYYLAVADGVLRGLRDRPTTMQRFPDGVEGEFFYQKRAPKGLPEWLPTARIAFPSGRFADEMCPTEPAAVIWAANLGCLTFHPWPVRRTDTDHPDELRIDLDPQPGTGFADAVRVAGDLRELLAEHGLRGWPKTSGGRGVHVYVPIRPQWTFTQVRRAAIALARTLERRRPDGVTSAWWKEERGAKVFVDYNQMARDRTIASPYSLRARPRATVSAPLRWEELADAAPEDFDLRTVPVRFAELGDVHADMEGHAFGLESLLELADRQESDEGLGDLPYPPDHPKMPGEPARVQPSRARKR, encoded by the coding sequence ATGGCCGCAGGAGCTGTCGAGCTGGACGTCGCGGGGCGCACGGTGCGGGTGTCGCATCCGGACAAGACGTACTACCCCGAGCGGGGGTTCACCAAGCTGGACGTCGCGCAGTACTACCTCGCGGTCGCCGACGGCGTGCTGCGCGGGCTGCGCGACCGGCCCACCACCATGCAGCGCTTCCCCGACGGCGTCGAGGGCGAGTTCTTCTACCAGAAGCGGGCGCCCAAGGGGCTGCCGGAATGGCTGCCCACCGCCCGGATCGCCTTCCCCAGCGGCCGGTTCGCCGACGAGATGTGCCCGACCGAACCCGCCGCCGTCATCTGGGCGGCCAACCTGGGCTGTCTGACCTTCCACCCCTGGCCGGTGCGCCGCACCGACACCGACCACCCCGACGAACTGCGCATCGACCTCGACCCGCAGCCGGGCACCGGATTCGCCGACGCCGTACGGGTCGCCGGCGACCTGCGGGAACTGCTGGCCGAGCACGGGCTGCGCGGCTGGCCGAAAACGTCCGGCGGCCGGGGCGTGCACGTCTATGTGCCCATCCGCCCCCAGTGGACCTTCACCCAGGTCCGGCGGGCCGCCATCGCCCTGGCCCGCACCCTGGAGCGCCGTCGGCCGGACGGGGTGACCTCCGCCTGGTGGAAGGAGGAGCGCGGCGCCAAGGTGTTCGTCGACTACAACCAGATGGCCCGGGACCGCACCATCGCCTCGCCCTACTCCCTGCGCGCCCGGCCCCGGGCGACGGTGTCCGCCCCGCTGCGCTGGGAGGAGCTGGCCGACGCCGCGCCCGAGGACTTCGACCTGCGGACCGTGCCGGTGCGCTTCGCCGAACTGGGCGATGTGCACGCCGATATGGAGGGGCACGCCTTCGGCCTGGAATCGCTTCTGGAACTGGCGGACCGTCAGGAGTCGGACGAGGGCCTGGGCGATCTGCCGTATCCGCCCGACCATCCCAAGATGCCGGGCGAGCCGGCCCGGGTGCAGCCGAGCCGGGCCCGTAAGCGGTGA
- a CDS encoding PP2C family protein-serine/threonine phosphatase codes for MPAGIDYEAVFQALPGGALLLTPDLVIVDVNEAHLRLSGRPRNGQIGRPLFEVFPDNPADPHATGARGLEASLRRVLATRAPDSMPLHRYDVEAPGRPGVYEERYWSTVNAPVIGSDGEVQLLVHRVEEVTELVRARRVEDGAERERMEAQLYSRARELQQINERLRQVQAREREVVLALQEAMLPAPRPVGHHRAAVRYRPAIGALNVCGDWYDLTDLPGDRMAVAVGDVVGHGLEAACVMGQLRSALGAAALVAPGPARALETLGLYARSVDGAESATAVQLTIDWTTSTVAYSSAGHPPPALLHPDGTVEFLDRATDPPLGARPEHVPRPEARTPFTDGTVLVVYTDGLIERRREDIDVGLGRLSDSLHRHRGADAEALADALLAELLPPGGATDDTALVIIRL; via the coding sequence ATGCCCGCCGGAATCGACTACGAGGCCGTCTTCCAGGCACTGCCGGGCGGCGCGCTGCTGCTCACCCCGGACCTGGTGATCGTCGACGTCAACGAGGCCCATCTGCGCCTGTCCGGACGGCCGCGCAACGGCCAGATCGGGCGCCCGCTCTTCGAGGTCTTCCCCGACAACCCCGCCGACCCGCACGCCACCGGCGCCCGCGGCCTGGAGGCGTCGCTGCGGCGCGTCCTCGCCACCCGCGCCCCGGACAGCATGCCGCTGCACCGCTACGACGTGGAGGCGCCCGGCCGGCCCGGCGTGTACGAGGAACGGTACTGGAGCACCGTCAACGCGCCCGTCATCGGCTCCGACGGCGAGGTGCAGCTGCTGGTGCACCGGGTCGAGGAGGTCACCGAACTGGTCCGGGCGCGCAGGGTGGAGGACGGTGCGGAACGCGAGCGGATGGAGGCCCAGCTCTACAGCCGCGCCCGCGAGCTCCAGCAGATCAACGAACGGCTGCGCCAGGTCCAGGCCAGGGAGCGGGAGGTGGTGCTGGCCCTCCAGGAGGCGATGCTGCCCGCGCCGCGCCCGGTGGGCCACCACCGGGCTGCGGTGCGCTACCGGCCCGCCATCGGGGCGCTGAACGTGTGCGGCGACTGGTACGACCTGACCGATCTGCCGGGGGACCGGATGGCGGTGGCCGTCGGTGACGTCGTCGGGCACGGGCTGGAGGCGGCCTGCGTCATGGGCCAGCTGCGCAGCGCCCTGGGCGCCGCCGCCCTGGTCGCCCCCGGGCCCGCCAGGGCGTTGGAGACGCTCGGCCTCTACGCCCGCTCGGTCGACGGCGCCGAATCCGCCACCGCGGTGCAGCTCACCATCGACTGGACCACCTCCACCGTTGCCTACAGCAGCGCCGGCCATCCGCCGCCGGCCCTGCTGCACCCCGACGGCACCGTGGAGTTCCTCGACCGGGCCACCGATCCGCCCCTGGGCGCGCGTCCGGAGCATGTGCCCCGGCCGGAGGCGCGGACCCCGTTCACCGACGGCACCGTCCTGGTCGTCTACACCGACGGACTGATCGAACGCCGCCGCGAGGACATCGACGTGGGCCTGGGCCGCCTGTCCGACTCCCTCCACCGCCATCGGGGCGCCGACGCCGAGGCGCTGGCCGACGCGCTGCTGGCGGAGCTGCTGCCGCCGGGCGGGGCCACCGACGACACCGCGCTGGTCATCATCCGGCTGTAA
- a CDS encoding AMP-binding protein has protein sequence MSMDDQNFRTYVEENLDALSTHPDREALIHQGRRVTAGEFRDLVHRMARALLAQGIGRGRTVTLLCGNLPETLAARYAANLVGARVNHLYNKLSADAQAAIVRDVETQALIVDPRLAERAAEVTKLAPVPAVLVLGPAKTGTDLLELAAQQSAEPLASLARPEDICTLRHTGGTTGHPKGICTTFEQARSFSGLLPEEPDGERRQLVVTTLAHAAGHLADNTLRSGGAVVLHDDFDPAEALATIAGERITDLFLLPPLLYQLMDHPDAAHTDTSSLRMLTYGGCQSSPARIADAVRRFGPVLFQVYGQNEAGGIALLNQDDHDLERPERLRSAGKVIESVEVAIRDESGRDLPPGEHGEVCVRSEMIMQGYWKQPELTAEVLRDGWLHTGDIGFLDDEGYLTIVDRIKDMIVVVGGHVYTTELEDLINTHPQILQSAVFGVRDSDRMEQVYAVAVPVPGSDVDADGLRAMVRERRGAMYEPADIRFVDALPLTDAGKPDKKQLRQLAEQSLAGSGEGRG, from the coding sequence ATGTCCATGGATGACCAGAACTTCCGCACGTACGTGGAGGAAAACCTCGATGCGCTTAGCACGCACCCGGACCGCGAGGCCCTGATCCACCAGGGCCGTCGCGTGACCGCGGGGGAATTTCGCGACCTGGTCCACCGCATGGCGCGAGCGCTGCTCGCCCAGGGCATAGGCCGCGGCCGGACCGTCACCCTGCTCTGCGGCAATCTGCCCGAGACCCTCGCCGCCCGCTACGCGGCCAACCTCGTCGGCGCCCGCGTCAACCACCTCTACAACAAGCTCTCCGCCGACGCCCAGGCCGCCATCGTCCGCGATGTCGAGACCCAGGCGCTCATCGTCGACCCCCGCCTGGCCGAACGGGCCGCCGAGGTCACCAAGTTGGCACCGGTGCCCGCGGTCCTGGTGCTCGGCCCCGCCAAGACCGGCACCGATCTGCTGGAGCTGGCGGCGCAGCAGTCCGCCGAGCCGCTGGCGAGCCTGGCGCGGCCCGAGGACATCTGCACCCTCCGGCACACCGGCGGCACCACCGGCCACCCCAAGGGCATCTGCACCACCTTCGAACAGGCCCGCTCGTTCAGCGGGTTGCTGCCCGAGGAGCCGGACGGCGAGCGCCGCCAGCTGGTGGTCACCACCCTCGCGCACGCCGCCGGTCACCTCGCCGACAACACCCTGCGCTCCGGCGGCGCCGTCGTCCTGCACGACGACTTCGACCCGGCCGAGGCGCTCGCCACGATCGCCGGCGAGCGGATCACGGACCTCTTCCTGCTCCCGCCGCTGCTCTACCAGCTGATGGACCATCCGGACGCCGCGCACACCGACACCTCCAGCCTGCGCATGCTGACCTACGGCGGCTGCCAGTCGTCCCCGGCCCGAATAGCCGACGCGGTACGCCGGTTCGGCCCCGTGCTGTTCCAGGTCTACGGGCAGAACGAGGCGGGCGGTATCGCTCTGCTGAACCAGGACGACCACGACCTCGAACGGCCCGAACGGCTGCGCTCCGCCGGCAAGGTCATCGAGAGCGTCGAGGTGGCGATCCGCGACGAGTCCGGCCGCGATCTGCCCCCCGGCGAGCACGGCGAGGTCTGCGTCCGATCCGAAATGATCATGCAGGGCTACTGGAAGCAGCCGGAGCTGACCGCCGAGGTGCTGCGGGACGGCTGGCTGCACACCGGGGACATCGGATTCCTCGACGACGAGGGCTACTTGACCATCGTCGACCGCATCAAGGACATGATCGTCGTGGTCGGCGGCCATGTGTACACCACCGAGCTGGAAGACCTGATCAACACCCATCCGCAGATCCTCCAGAGCGCCGTCTTCGGCGTCCGCGACAGCGACCGGATGGAGCAGGTGTACGCCGTGGCGGTGCCCGTCCCGGGCAGCGACGTGGACGCCGACGGCCTGCGCGCGATGGTCCGCGAGCGGCGGGGGGCGATGTACGAGCCGGCCGACATCCGGTTCGTGGACGCGCTGCCGCTGACCGACGCCGGAAAGCCGGACAAGAAGCAGCTGCGCCAACTGGCCGAACAGTCCCTCGCCGGCTCCGGGGAGGGCCGCGGCTAG
- a CDS encoding SpoIIE family protein phosphatase: MGATDAFPEGAAPAGAGTSRPGGLLDVLGVAAVMLDADGRIALWSPQAEKLFGWSAEEALGRPAAKLLVPPEHVDLVLGLFTQVMAAGASWAGVFPVLHKDGSTRLVEFRNMRLQDERGQPYALGIATDQSVLRRVERDLALSVRLVAQSPIGLAVLDTDLRYVMVNPALERINNLPAEAHIGRGVDETLTFLDTGVVVSRMREVLATGTPLLDQFTVGRTGADPGADQAWSVSYYRLEDPHGRVLGLATSVVDVTEQHRAASEAARARRRLAVIADASATVGTTLDVDQTAHELADVIVPELADLAAVDILDTVLSSRRPASLPPGTAARFRALAVASAGSTEAVRAADPTGEIASYDADRLITRCVTEARPVLVARVGEADLPRIAADAQGAALLAKAGLHSYLAVPLIARGEVLGALSLYRLHNQLPFDEDDAVLAVELAARAAVCIDNARSYQSERRTALTLQRHLMNHRPPQPAGMEIAYRYQPAQAASEVGGDWFDAIPVAGDKTALVVGDVMGSGINAAATMGQLRTTTRALADLDLEPAEVLRHLDHIAGGLDPAFATCLYAVYDPHRAECKVAVAGHLPPVLVRPGGRPELLDLPTGAPLGVGGVTFEQTTVPVADGDRLVLYTDGLIETREDAIDTRLDTLLELLSEPERPLEELCDRLLGELRHGHDHDDVALLIARARARGEG, from the coding sequence ATGGGTGCGACCGACGCGTTCCCCGAGGGGGCGGCCCCGGCCGGGGCGGGTACCTCCCGGCCCGGCGGTCTGCTCGATGTCCTGGGCGTGGCCGCGGTGATGCTGGACGCGGACGGCCGGATCGCGCTGTGGAGCCCCCAGGCCGAGAAACTCTTCGGCTGGAGCGCCGAGGAGGCGCTGGGGCGCCCCGCCGCGAAACTGCTGGTCCCCCCGGAACACGTCGATCTGGTGCTCGGCCTCTTCACTCAGGTGATGGCGGCCGGCGCGAGCTGGGCCGGGGTCTTTCCCGTGCTCCACAAGGACGGCAGCACCCGACTGGTCGAATTCCGCAATATGCGTCTCCAGGACGAACGCGGCCAGCCCTACGCCCTGGGCATCGCCACCGACCAGAGCGTGCTGCGCCGGGTGGAGCGGGATCTGGCGCTGTCCGTACGGCTGGTGGCGCAGTCGCCGATCGGGCTGGCGGTGCTCGACACCGACCTGCGGTACGTGATGGTCAACCCCGCGCTGGAGCGCATCAACAACCTCCCCGCCGAAGCGCACATCGGCCGCGGCGTCGACGAAACGCTGACCTTCCTGGACACCGGCGTCGTCGTCTCCCGGATGCGCGAGGTCCTTGCCACCGGCACACCGCTGCTCGACCAGTTCACCGTCGGCCGCACCGGCGCCGACCCGGGCGCCGACCAGGCGTGGTCGGTGTCCTACTACCGGCTGGAGGACCCCCACGGCCGGGTCCTGGGCCTCGCCACCTCCGTCGTGGACGTCACCGAGCAGCACCGCGCCGCCTCCGAGGCCGCCCGCGCCCGCCGCCGCCTGGCGGTCATCGCGGATGCCTCGGCGACCGTCGGCACCACTCTCGACGTCGACCAGACCGCCCATGAGCTGGCCGATGTCATCGTGCCGGAACTGGCCGACTTGGCCGCGGTGGACATCCTCGACACCGTCCTCAGCAGCCGCCGCCCCGCCTCGCTGCCGCCCGGCACCGCGGCCCGCTTCCGGGCCCTCGCGGTGGCCTCCGCGGGATCCACCGAGGCCGTCCGCGCCGCCGACCCCACCGGCGAGATCGCCTCGTACGATGCCGACCGGCTGATCACCCGGTGCGTCACCGAGGCCCGGCCGGTGCTCGTCGCCCGGGTCGGCGAGGCGGACCTGCCGCGGATCGCCGCCGATGCGCAGGGCGCCGCGCTGCTGGCCAAGGCCGGACTGCACTCCTATCTGGCGGTGCCGCTGATCGCCCGCGGCGAGGTGCTGGGCGCCCTGTCGCTCTACCGCCTGCACAACCAGCTGCCGTTCGACGAGGACGATGCGGTGCTCGCCGTCGAACTGGCCGCCCGCGCCGCGGTCTGCATCGACAACGCCCGCTCCTACCAGAGCGAACGCCGCACCGCCCTGACCCTCCAGCGGCATCTGATGAACCACCGGCCGCCGCAGCCCGCCGGGATGGAGATCGCCTACCGCTACCAGCCCGCGCAGGCGGCCAGCGAGGTCGGCGGCGACTGGTTCGACGCGATCCCGGTGGCCGGAGACAAGACCGCCCTGGTGGTCGGCGACGTCATGGGCAGCGGTATCAACGCCGCCGCCACGATGGGCCAGCTGCGCACCACCACCCGCGCCCTCGCCGACCTCGACCTCGAACCCGCCGAGGTGCTGCGCCATCTCGACCACATCGCCGGCGGCCTCGACCCGGCCTTCGCCACCTGCCTGTACGCCGTGTACGACCCGCACCGAGCCGAGTGCAAGGTCGCCGTCGCGGGCCACCTTCCACCGGTTCTGGTCCGCCCCGGCGGGCGGCCCGAGCTGCTGGACCTGCCCACCGGCGCCCCGCTCGGCGTCGGCGGCGTCACCTTCGAGCAGACCACCGTGCCGGTGGCCGACGGCGACCGGCTCGTCCTCTATACCGACGGGCTGATCGAGACCCGCGAGGACGCCATCGACACCCGCCTCGACACCCTCCTCGAACTGCTCTCCGAGCCCGAGCGGCCGCTGGAGGAGCTGTGCGACCGGCTGCTGGGCGAGCTGCGCCACGGCCATGACCACGACGACGTCGCGCTGCTGATTGCCCGCGCCCGGGCCCGCGGCGAAGGCTGA
- a CDS encoding APC family permease has translation MTDMPSQTAASAAPDADVRQTEKSAPKLTRSIGVVGGTLLTLSCLTPASSLFVIVPDSFATLGTGAALTIAIAAVLCIGVAFTYSELGTLIPSSGGEYAMVGTLMGRLAGWLVFILSLIVVMIVPPIIALGTADYLAPIVHLDPQWTAAGVMLLATVMGLLDLRANAWITGIFLVLEVVACAVVAFLGFTHTHRSASVLVHPVMDAGHGHSTPVTAGLIIAGLATALFILQGFSTAVYLAEEMENPRRNVSRTVLWTLAIGAAVVMIPVVAITLGAPDLKTLGAGDVAGMVQSWSNSSIGTFVSLCIALAIINAAIVMVIQNSRVVFSSARDAAWPTSVNRAFSHVSKRFNSPWVATLVVGVPGAVLCFVNLDTLSEVTGVAVAAMYVFVALGALVSRRGAHKHRAAWRMPLWPAIPALLVLVLVWVLWQQSTKSLLITGFIVAGAAVYWAVYLRPRQSTHWVISVPEDEQAPTEETALSPVNA, from the coding sequence ATGACCGACATGCCCAGCCAGACCGCTGCCTCCGCAGCCCCCGACGCAGACGTCCGCCAGACGGAGAAATCGGCCCCCAAGCTCACCCGCTCCATCGGCGTGGTCGGCGGGACGCTGCTGACCCTGTCCTGTCTGACCCCGGCGTCCTCGCTCTTCGTGATCGTGCCGGACTCGTTCGCCACGCTGGGCACCGGCGCCGCCCTCACCATCGCCATCGCCGCGGTGCTGTGTATCGGTGTCGCCTTCACCTACTCCGAACTCGGCACCCTCATCCCGAGTTCGGGCGGTGAGTACGCCATGGTCGGCACCCTCATGGGCCGGCTCGCAGGATGGCTGGTTTTCATACTCTCGCTGATCGTCGTCATGATCGTGCCGCCCATCATCGCGCTGGGCACCGCCGACTATCTGGCCCCGATCGTGCATCTGGATCCGCAGTGGACCGCGGCCGGCGTCATGCTGCTCGCCACCGTGATGGGTCTGCTGGACCTGCGCGCCAACGCCTGGATCACCGGCATCTTCCTCGTCCTGGAAGTCGTGGCCTGCGCCGTCGTCGCCTTCCTCGGCTTCACCCACACCCACCGCTCCGCCTCGGTGCTCGTCCACCCGGTCATGGACGCCGGACACGGCCACAGCACCCCGGTCACCGCGGGCCTGATCATCGCCGGACTGGCCACCGCGCTCTTCATCCTCCAGGGCTTCTCCACCGCCGTGTACCTGGCCGAGGAGATGGAGAATCCGCGCCGCAACGTCTCGCGCACGGTCCTGTGGACCCTGGCCATCGGTGCCGCAGTCGTCATGATCCCCGTCGTCGCCATCACCTTGGGCGCGCCCGACCTCAAGACCCTGGGCGCCGGTGACGTGGCCGGCATGGTGCAGTCCTGGAGCAACTCCTCCATCGGCACCTTCGTCAGCCTCTGCATCGCCCTGGCCATCATCAACGCGGCCATCGTGATGGTGATCCAGAACTCCCGCGTGGTGTTCTCCTCGGCCCGCGACGCCGCCTGGCCGACTTCCGTCAACCGCGCCTTCTCGCACGTCAGCAAGCGCTTCAACTCGCCCTGGGTGGCCACCCTCGTGGTCGGCGTCCCCGGTGCGGTGCTGTGCTTCGTCAACCTCGACACGCTCAGCGAGGTCACCGGCGTGGCCGTCGCCGCCATGTACGTCTTCGTCGCGCTGGGCGCCCTGGTCTCCCGTCGCGGGGCCCACAAGCACCGGGCGGCCTGGCGGATGCCGCTGTGGCCGGCGATCCCGGCGCTGCTGGTGCTCGTGCTGGTCTGGGTGCTGTGGCAGCAGAGCACCAAGAGCCTGCTGATCACCGGATTCATCGTTGCCGGGGCGGCCGTGTACTGGGCCGTCTACCTCCGGCCCCGGCAGAGCACCCACTGGGTGATCTCCGTCCCGGAAGACGAGCAGGCGCCCACCGAGGAGACCGCGCTCTCTCCGGTGAACGCCTAG